The Labeo rohita strain BAU-BD-2019 chromosome 10, IGBB_LRoh.1.0, whole genome shotgun sequence genomic interval tGAAACTTGTATGTTATATTAGTTCACTACACAcaaagtgaaatatttcaagcctttatttgtttcaattttgatgattatggattaaagcaaaaaaaaaaaatccagtatttcacaaaattagaatatttaatgtgaccaataaaaaaaggatCTTAAACACATGTTGGCCTTCTGAAAAGTGtgttaatgtactgtattatgTCCTCAGTACTTTGTTGGGCCTCCTTTTGCACTAATTACAGCATCAaggcggcgtggcatggaggcgaTCAGCCTTTGACACGGTTGAGGTGTTATGGTAGCCCAAGTTGCTTTGATATTGGCCTTCAGCTCGTCTGCATTTCAGGGTCTCTGTTCCCTCATCTTCCTTTTGACAACACCCCATAGATTTTCAATGGGGTTTAAGTCAGGCGAGTTTGCCAGCCAATCAAGTACAGTTCTTCCATGGCtattaaaccaggtactggtagttTTGGCtttgtgggcaggtgccaaatcctgctggaaaataaaatcatcatcTCCAAAAAGCTTGTCggcagcaggaagcatgaagtgctctaaaatttcctGGTAGACAGCTGCGTTGACTGTGGACTTGATAAAAGACAATGGACccacaccagcagatgacatggctccccaaaccatcactgactgtggaaacttcacactggattTTAAGCAGCTTGACTTTTGTGCCTCTCCGGTCTTCCTCCAGACCCTGGGACCTTGATTTctaaatgaaatgcaaaatttgctttcatcggAAAACAAGACTtgggaccactgggcaacagacCACTactttttctccttagcccagcaCAGACACTTCTGACGTTGTTTTTGGTTCAGGAATGGCTTGACACATGAAATTCTACAGCTGTAGCCCATGTCATGCAGACGTCTGTATGTGGTGGTTCTTCATGCACTGACACCAGCCTCAGTCCACTCCTTATGAAGCTCCCCCAGATTTCTGAACCGCCCTTGCTTGACAATCCTCTCAAGGCTACGGTCATCCCTGTCACTTGTGCACCTTTTCCGGCCACATTTTTCCCTTCCTCTTAACACTCTGTTAATATACTTCGATACTACGCTCTGTGAGCATAAAAGCTTCTTTTGCAATTGCCTTTTGAGACTTTTCCTCCTTATGGAGGGTGTCAGTGATGGTCTTCTGCACAACCgtcaagtcagcagtcttccccatgattcgGAAGCCTACTAAGCCAGACTGAGACAATTTAAAGACTGAgaaaacctttgcaggtgttttgcgTTAATTAGCTGACTAGATTGACACACAGGGAGCCTGGAATGTTGAACTTTgtcatgatattctaattttgtgaaatactggatttatttatttttttatctttaatccATAAtcattaaaactgaaacaaataaaggcttgaaatatttcacttgGTGTGTAGTGAACTAATGTaacatacaagtttcactttttgaaacaaattattgaaataaatggactttccctcgatattctaattttttggcaCATACCTGTACATAAAATATAGGCACTAAATAGAGGTATGAGGAagagaaacaaaataaagaccTAGGCGAGGAGGAAGAGGCTGGGTTAAGCTAAAAAACCTGTTATTATTGTCTTGCCTGTCAGTTTGGTGGTTTAATTTGAGCTGTTGCTCAACACCTTAGAGTTTTAAGAGTATATAAATCACCATCAGATGCCATCAGAAACGAAGCACATGAGCAGAGGAACTCTCAACATGGGGATTCAACAGCAGCTGTGTTTTCTTGCAAGCCTGTTGCTTGTTATTCAAGCTGCACCGACTCCACCGCCATCTGACAAAGATAAAGCCATTGCAAAGGTATGTTTTTCCATATAATACTTGTATTTGCCAGTTTTGCCATTGCCTAGAATTTGTCTAATAATTCCTTGTTTATTTGCCTTCTAGGATTACCTGAGAAACTTCTACAATCTGAAACGCTTGTCAAACTCTGCCTCTTTTAGCCCAGGATCAAGCAATGATACCACGTCCGAGAGGCTGAAAGAGATGCAGAAGTTTTTCGGGCTTGAGGTGACTGGAAAGCTGAACAAAGAAACACTGGACGTGATGAAGATGCCCCGCTGTGGAGTTCCAGATGTTGCCGCGTACACCACATTTGGAGGCTCACCCAGATGGGAGACCAACAAGCTCACCTACAGGTGTGTATAATAACAGTCCTCTTTGCATCACTGGAAAAAGGCAAAGTGAAAGAAGCAGATAAATAGAATGATTCTTTTCCACAGAATCGTCAACTACACACCTGACATGACAAGAGCGCAAGTGGATGATTCCATAGCGAGAGCCCTGCAGGTCTGGGCCGAAGTCTCTCCACTGAGATTCACCCGTATCATCAGGGGCACAGCTGACATCATGATCTCCTTTGCTGTAAGAGGTAAGTTTCATCTATCAGTTTATCTAACTTCATATTTTGTTTAACAACCGTGTGCttttcattttgatcaattCTTTTGTAGTAAAGTTAAACTTAGTGTTTCTGTGATATAAGGTAtgacggggctaaaggcaccccagggtaaaaggcacctttgatattttcctctaaaccactagatggcaaaaAAACGTGGCATAgccaaaacatccgcttttcagCATACACGTGCGATATTGGTTGATCCTTGACACGATCACGGGCAGTCGATTCTGTGCttgcttgatctaatatttgatgtttttaaaaatgttgtagatttaagtagcaaacgAGAATCGagcacccctgctgttgggggtaaagggcacaatattaacatgataattaatagaaggctgatatttccatttgttgacattagattcagatggtaaatgtcatatattatgttggatGTCCATCTTAGAAAAAATCACCATGTTTATAATGAAATTCTAAACAATTTAAACTTAGCTATTAATCGTATCACattattctttagggtcttaatgaaaagtctataatttactttggttaaaaattctcagtggttgtgtaaaaaaacaccctttttaccttgtcaaaatcagctctgcaaaaatcatctcattctggacgagcctgctttaaatgcaggtgagctctgcttgccccgcccctctcttctctttgtggagagacgagcctgtttatcattttatcattatagggtagatttgtataAGCATTAacttaaacattattaaaaaaattgtatcaatactgtgtgccttgtaaaaggccccccttgccacctcatacatttatgagagtttttaacaaaataaacaacttgtatgatttattttcacataaaatatgttgctccataaatgttcaatacaaatatttttctgcaatcatattCTTCGGGCatagtgaaaagcacatttttttcttagggggtgcctttagccccattgtaccctacatgttaaaagaaagtcacaatttaatcaaaagaaaaaaaaatttcagattTAGAACAGTTCAATTCAACTCAGTGcacaacaatttttaaaataataaaaaataagtattttttaaaatacagattcTTAATGTTAcctatatgtatgtatttaaggaGAGCAGAAGACAAATAAACTCTTTCTTACAGATCATGGTGATGGTCTGGCGTTTGATGGACCAAAAAAGACTTTGGCTCATGCCTTTGCTCCCGGTTCTGGAATCGGTGGAGATGCACATTTCGATGATGATGAATCTTTCACATTCCGCTCATCTAGAggtgagtttttttcttttctttcctttttttggctaaaatatttttcaaagccTCAGCTTTGATactttcaagtaaaaaaaaataagtgacaAATTAACCTATTCTGTTTAATTTCTCCACAGGTCATGTCCTGTTCTTGGTGGCCGCCCATGAGTTAGGTCACTCTTTGGGTCTCTTTCATTCCAACGTTCCTGGTGCTCTGATGTTTCCTACATACACCTTTACTGATCCGGATCGTTCCCCTCTGACTTCTGATGACATTGAAGGGATTCAGTCACTCTATGGTAAAATGATTGGCAAAATAACATctacaattttttattagtcaaaaatattaagttgtttGTTTACTATGTGGTAATTCCATCAGGTTCACCACGACCACAACCACTACAACCACAACCACTACAACCTCAACCACTAGAACGACAACCGGAACGATCACCACCACAAGATTGTCAAAATCTGGTCTGGGATGCAGTGACGAGTTTTAAGGGAGAAACTGTGTTCTTCAAGGACAGGTAATATATTACAAAACAGACACCAAActtgtgtattttatatacagtataaacaaaatattgaaatcAAAGTCTCTTTCCACAGCTTTTTCTGGCGTAGTTCTTCAAGCAGTAGTGCAGTGGCACGTCAGATCAACAGTTTTTGGTCCAGAGCTCCTGATAATGTAGATGCTGCTTATGAGGATCCAGCGCAAGATAAGCTTTTCCTATTCAAAGGTATCTTCTCAAACAATCTGGGAAT includes:
- the LOC127172467 gene encoding collagenase 3-like — encoded protein: MSRGTLNMGIQQQLCFLASLLLVIQAAPTPPPSDKDKAIAKDYLRNFYNLKRLSNSASFSPGSSNDTTSERLKEMQKFFGLEVTGKLNKETLDVMKMPRCGVPDVAAYTTFGGSPRWETNKLTYRIVNYTPDMTRAQVDDSIARALQVWAEVSPLRFTRIIRGTADIMISFAVRDHGDGLAFDGPKKTLAHAFAPGSGIGGDAHFDDDESFTFRSSRGHVLFLVAAHELGHSLGLFHSNVPGALMFPTYTFTDPDRSPLTSDDIEGIQSLYGSPRPQPLQPQPLQPQPLERQPERSPPQDCQNLVWDAVTSFKGETVFFKDSFFWRSSSSSSAVARQINSFWSRAPDNVDAAYEDPAQDKLFLFKGTQVWAFKGQNLEPGYPKPLSSFGLPASVTKVDAAVHNQHTGKTLLFSDKYYYRYDERKNQIDEGYPRRVEDAFVGLSGEVTAAHMTNNNIYLFSGKNLFEFSSKNAKLLRLLTSDFFQVCKSASLKH